Part of the Paludisphaera borealis genome, TCAGGCCCAGCAGGAGCCAGGTCGTCCGGAGCGCGGCGGCGGCTCGGCGGATCGTCTGGATCAGGGGCCGGCTCATGGGCGGACTCGGCTTGTGTGAGGAAACCTGGGCGGGATACCTTGAGAGACGTCGAATGTACGACAGTCGGCCCGTCCCCGGCCAGCCCGAGCCGGTCCTCCCTCCCCAGCGAACGCCCGATGTCCGACGCACAACCCGATCCCCCCCTCAGCGGAACGCGATGCGCGGTCCTGGGCGCGACGTCCGGCATCGGCCGGGCCGTAGCCCTGGAACTGGCCCGCAACGGGGCCGACGTGATCGTCCACGGTCGCGACGCCGAGGCCGCCGCTCGGGTCGTCGGCGAAATCCGCCGGCTGGGCGTGAAAGCCGAGGCGATCCTGGCCGACCTGGGCTCGCGAACCGAGGGGGACCGCCTCGTCGAATCGGCCTGGAACCTCTGGGGAGGGCTCGACGCCTGGCTGCACATCGCCGGGGCCGACACCCTCACCGGCGCGGGGGCGGAACTCCCGTTCGACGCCAAGCTCGACCTGCTCTGGGAGGTCGACGTCGTGGCCACGATGCGGCTCTGCCGCGACGTCGGCCGGCGAATGCTCACGCGTGGCCGGGGCGCGATCGTCACCATGGGCTGGGACCAGGCCGAGACCGGCATGGAGGGGGACTCGGGCGAGCTTTTCTCCGCGACCAAGGGCGCCGTGACGGCCTTCACCCGGAGCCTCGCGCTCAGCCTCGCGCCGGCCGTCCGGGTCAACGCCGTGGCCCCGGGCTGGATCAAGACCGCCTGGGGCGACCAGGCGTCGCAGACCTGGCACGACCGCGTGATCCGGGAGACCCCCCTGAAGCGCTGGGGGACGCCCGAAGACGTCGCCCGCGTGGCCGCGTTCCTGGTCGGTCCAGCCTCGGAATTCCTGACCGGCCAGATCTACCGCGTCAACGGCGGGGCCGTCCGCTAGGCAGCCTCCCACCCCGAGGGTCGAGTGAGCCCGAACCCCGAACCATCCCCGGCCCGCATCCTGTTCGTCACCGGCCGCCTCGCCGAGTTCGCGCTCCGGCAGGTGCTCGACGAGCTGGCTCCGCGCGCCGGGTTCGTCGCCGAGGTCGCCGTCATGCCGATCACGGTGGCCGCCTTGATGACCCCGAAGTGGGCCGCCAGGCATCTCGATCCCCCGCCGGGGATCGACCGGATTATTCTCCCGGGCCACTGCCGGGGCGACCTGGCGCCGATCCAGGAGAAGGCCCCGGGCGTGCCGATCGAGGTCGGCCCGCAAGACCTCCGCGACCTCCCCCGGTACTTCGGAAAGGCCGACGCCCGGATGGCCGATTACGGCGGTTACGACATCGAGATCCTCGCCGAGATCAACCTGGCCCCCCGGCTGTCGCGGGCCGAGCTGCTCGACCAGGCGGGCGACTTCGCCGCGCAGGGGGCCGACGTGATCGACCTGGGCTGCGAGCCGGGCGAGCCCTGGGCCGAGGTCGGCGACGCCGTCCGCGCCATGCGGGATCTCGGCCTGCGGGTCTCGATCGACAGCTTCGACCCCGACGAGGTCGCCCGGGCCGTCGCGGCGGGGGCCGAGCTGGTGCTGAGCGTGAACGCGGGGAACCGGGACGCGGCCCGCGACTGGGGGGTCGAGGTCGTCGTGCTCCCCGACCGGCCGGGCACGCTCGACGGGCTCGACGCGACGATCGAAGCCCTCGGCGCTTCGGGGGTCCCGTTCCGCGTCGACCCGATCCTGGAGCCGATCGGCTTCGGCTTCGCGGCGTCGCTTGGCCGCTACCTGGAGGTCCGCCGCCGCTATCCCGAGGCCCCCTTGATGATGGGCGTCGGCAACCTCACCGAGCTGACCGACGTCGATTCGGCGGGGGTCAACACGATGCTCCTGGGCTTCTGCCAGGAGCTGCAAATCCGGAGCGTGCTGACGACCGCCGTCATCAACTGGGCGAAGTCGTCGGTCCGCGAACTCGACCTGGCGCGGCGGCTGGTCCACCACGCCGTGACGAAGCGGGTCCTGCCCAAGCACGTCGAGCGCCGGCTGGTCATGCTCCGCGACCCCAAGGTTCCGCGGTTCGGCGCCGAGAACCTCGCCGAGCTGCAGCGGCGGATTCGCGATCCCAACTGGCGGATCTTCGCCGAGGATGGGAAGATTCATGCTCTGAACAACGCCTGCTTCCTGAGCGACGCCGACCCGTTCGTGCTGTTCGACCGCATGGGGGTCGTCGATCCGTCGCATGCGTTCTACCTGGGTTATGAGATGATGAAGGCCGGAACCGCCTTGACGCTGAGCAAGGCGTATCG contains:
- a CDS encoding SDR family NAD(P)-dependent oxidoreductase; translated protein: MSDAQPDPPLSGTRCAVLGATSGIGRAVALELARNGADVIVHGRDAEAAARVVGEIRRLGVKAEAILADLGSRTEGDRLVESAWNLWGGLDAWLHIAGADTLTGAGAELPFDAKLDLLWEVDVVATMRLCRDVGRRMLTRGRGAIVTMGWDQAETGMEGDSGELFSATKGAVTAFTRSLALSLAPAVRVNAVAPGWIKTAWGDQASQTWHDRVIRETPLKRWGTPEDVARVAAFLVGPASEFLTGQIYRVNGGAVR
- a CDS encoding DUF6513 domain-containing protein yields the protein MSPNPEPSPARILFVTGRLAEFALRQVLDELAPRAGFVAEVAVMPITVAALMTPKWAARHLDPPPGIDRIILPGHCRGDLAPIQEKAPGVPIEVGPQDLRDLPRYFGKADARMADYGGYDIEILAEINLAPRLSRAELLDQAGDFAAQGADVIDLGCEPGEPWAEVGDAVRAMRDLGLRVSIDSFDPDEVARAVAAGAELVLSVNAGNRDAARDWGVEVVVLPDRPGTLDGLDATIEALGASGVPFRVDPILEPIGFGFAASLGRYLEVRRRYPEAPLMMGVGNLTELTDVDSAGVNTMLLGFCQELQIRSVLTTAVINWAKSSVRELDLARRLVHHAVTKRVLPKHVERRLVMLRDPKVPRFGAENLAELQRRIRDPNWRIFAEDGKIHALNNACFLSDADPFVLFDRMGVVDPSHAFYLGYEMMKAGTALTLSKAYRQDQALEWGFLTEAEVSHRGRRRTASAREAQDPPTPAARPNEEGDPA